Proteins encoded in a region of the Pseudomonadota bacterium genome:
- a CDS encoding alginate lyase family protein, which produces MELDRSSLAASAALVGRAPRAAGDIAGPFPWVLAILLLAVTASGAHAEVAEHPRLAMSKAGVQLMREGLGQTPLFDASLARVQAEVDAEIALGIDTPVPHDLSGGYTHERHKRNFLLMPKAGALYQLLDDARYAVFLRDMFLQYEAMYGALPLHPQERSYARGKLFWQCLNDANWLLYASLGYDAIYDYLSAAERERLETNLFRPFADFLSLDNPQFFNRIHNHSTWGTAAVGMIGLVMDDEALVRRALYGLDVGKFDAEARDNDGGFIRQPGQAAGFLANLDEAFSPDGYYTEGPYYQRYAMYPFLIFAQGLANARPELGIMGYKDGVLLKAITTLINLTDADGEFFPLNDAQKGMSWLSESVVAAVDIAYQSGAHDPQLLTIARQQHRVTLDEAGFAVARDLRDGLAEPLVRASVNYTDGAQGTAGGLAVLRAPAAPLTLVFKYSAQGLSHGHYDKLAFSLYAEGQEVLQDYGMVRFVNIGQKGGGNYLPENASWAKQTIAHNTLVQDETSHFEGRYEIGSQRHAELAFFDASDPAAQVISATVRTAYPGTVLRRTMALVQVAEQPVVIDLLRVESDAAHRYDLPFWFIGQHLTTDVPIASPEAREILGVDHGYQHLLVEARGAPAEANARFQWLVGGSFYTLTAAVQGGDEWVFTRLGANDPAFNLRRDAGLIIRRDADESTLFASVIEAHGHYSPVSELTVDPMGRVAQLSVAHDDGQYSAVILVSQDEPEHVLIVANDDTSATATHSLTLGTQRFQWRGPYLYR; this is translated from the coding sequence ATGGAATTAGACCGGTCCTCACTCGCTGCATCGGCTGCGCTCGTCGGTCGGGCGCCGCGCGCAGCAGGCGATATCGCCGGTCCGTTCCCGTGGGTGCTGGCCATCCTGTTGCTCGCGGTCACGGCCTCTGGCGCCCACGCGGAGGTCGCTGAACATCCTCGCCTCGCCATGAGCAAGGCCGGCGTCCAACTAATGCGCGAGGGTCTGGGTCAGACGCCGCTGTTCGATGCGAGTCTGGCGCGAGTGCAGGCGGAGGTGGACGCGGAGATCGCCCTCGGCATCGACACGCCTGTGCCACATGACCTCTCGGGCGGCTATACGCACGAGCGGCACAAGCGCAACTTCCTGCTAATGCCCAAAGCGGGCGCGCTGTATCAGCTGCTCGACGATGCGCGCTACGCGGTCTTCTTGCGCGATATGTTCCTGCAGTATGAGGCGATGTACGGGGCCCTACCGCTGCATCCGCAGGAACGCTCCTACGCCCGCGGCAAACTCTTCTGGCAGTGCTTGAACGACGCCAACTGGCTTCTGTACGCGAGCCTTGGCTACGACGCGATCTACGACTACCTAAGCGCCGCCGAACGCGAACGGTTGGAGACGAATCTGTTTCGCCCCTTCGCCGATTTCCTGTCGCTAGATAATCCGCAGTTCTTCAATCGCATTCACAACCACAGCACCTGGGGCACGGCGGCAGTGGGGATGATCGGCCTGGTGATGGACGATGAGGCGCTCGTGCGGCGCGCGTTGTACGGCTTGGATGTGGGGAAGTTCGATGCCGAGGCCCGCGACAACGACGGTGGCTTCATTCGCCAACCGGGCCAGGCAGCCGGCTTCCTAGCCAACCTCGACGAGGCCTTCTCGCCGGACGGGTACTACACGGAAGGGCCGTACTACCAGCGCTACGCGATGTACCCGTTCCTGATCTTCGCGCAAGGCTTGGCGAACGCCCGCCCCGAGCTCGGAATCATGGGCTATAAGGATGGCGTGTTGCTGAAGGCCATCACCACGTTGATCAACCTAACGGATGCGGACGGCGAGTTCTTCCCTCTCAACGATGCGCAAAAGGGTATGTCGTGGCTCAGCGAGTCCGTCGTCGCTGCTGTAGACATCGCCTACCAGTCCGGCGCCCACGACCCCCAGCTGCTCACGATCGCGCGCCAACAGCATCGCGTGACCCTCGATGAAGCGGGGTTTGCGGTCGCCCGCGATCTGCGCGACGGCTTGGCCGAGCCCTTGGTGAGAGCCTCGGTGAACTATACGGACGGCGCGCAGGGAACGGCGGGCGGACTGGCGGTATTGCGCGCACCCGCCGCGCCCTTGACGCTGGTCTTCAAGTACTCCGCCCAGGGCCTTAGCCACGGTCACTACGACAAGCTCGCGTTCTCCCTCTACGCTGAGGGGCAGGAAGTGCTGCAAGACTACGGCATGGTGCGCTTCGTCAACATCGGGCAGAAGGGCGGTGGAAACTACCTGCCGGAAAACGCCAGCTGGGCCAAGCAGACGATCGCGCACAACACCCTCGTGCAGGACGAGACCTCACACTTCGAGGGTCGCTACGAGATCGGCAGTCAACGCCACGCGGAGTTGGCGTTTTTCGATGCCTCCGACCCTGCTGCCCAGGTGATCAGCGCCACAGTGAGGACGGCGTACCCGGGCACGGTCTTGCGCCGAACGATGGCCTTGGTTCAGGTGGCGGAGCAACCCGTGGTGATCGACCTGCTGCGCGTGGAGAGCGACGCTGCGCACCGGTACGACCTGCCGTTCTGGTTTATCGGCCAGCACCTAACCACGGATGTGCCGATCGCATCGCCTGAAGCCCGCGAGATCTTGGGTGTCGATCACGGCTACCAGCACCTGCTCGTCGAGGCGCGCGGTGCGCCGGCTGAGGCGAACGCTCGCTTCCAGTGGCTCGTCGGCGGCAGCTTCTACACCTTGACCGCCGCTGTCCAAGGCGGCGATGAGTGGGTGTTTACGCGGCTAGGGGCGAACGATCCTGCTTTCAATCTGCGCCGGGACGCGGGGCTGATCATCCGTCGTGACGCTGATGAGAGCACTCTGTTCGCGAGCGTCATCGAAGCGCACGGTCACTACAGCCCGGTAAGTGAGCTCACGGTCGATCCCATGGGGCGGGTCGCTCAGCTAAGCGTCGCGCATGACGATGGGCAGTACTCAGCCGTGATCCTAGTCAGTCAGGATGAGCCTGAGCACGTGCTCATCGTCGCCAATGACGATACCAGCGCCACGGCAACCCATTCCCTAACCCTAGGTACTCAGCGCTTTCAGTGGCGAGGGCCGTATCTCTATCGATAG
- a CDS encoding glucose 1-dehydrogenase, which yields MKSLEGKVAIVTGGARDIGRAVSEKLAAEGARVVVNYFSNPDSGAATVASIERAGGTAIAVAGDMTNKRDVENLVASAREAFGDKIDVLVNVVGGLVARKALAEMDDEFFDRLMRLNVTSTFLATHAVVPHMAEGAAVVNFASQAGRDGGGPGAAAYATSKGAVMTFSRAMAKELGPSGIRVNCVCPGMISTTFHDTFTKDEVRKHVAGATPLRREGAATEVADLVWYLASGKASFVTGANIDINGGMFFS from the coding sequence ATGAAATCGCTCGAAGGAAAAGTCGCCATCGTCACCGGCGGGGCTCGCGACATCGGCCGCGCCGTGTCGGAAAAGCTCGCTGCGGAGGGGGCCCGGGTCGTCGTCAACTACTTCAGCAACCCTGATTCGGGGGCAGCCACTGTTGCGAGTATCGAGCGAGCGGGCGGAACCGCGATCGCGGTGGCGGGCGACATGACCAACAAGCGGGATGTTGAGAATCTCGTGGCGAGCGCGCGGGAGGCCTTCGGCGACAAGATTGATGTGCTGGTCAACGTAGTGGGTGGCTTGGTAGCCCGTAAGGCGCTCGCCGAGATGGACGATGAGTTCTTCGATCGCCTCATGCGCCTGAACGTCACCAGTACGTTTCTCGCCACGCACGCGGTGGTGCCACACATGGCCGAGGGTGCAGCCGTCGTCAACTTCGCCTCCCAGGCAGGTCGCGATGGCGGAGGTCCGGGTGCGGCCGCCTACGCGACGTCAAAGGGCGCCGTAATGACCTTCTCCCGGGCGATGGCAAAGGAGCTAGGCCCCTCCGGCATCCGCGTGAACTGTGTGTGTCCCGGCATGATCAGCACGACCTTCCACGACACCTTCACGAAGGATGAAGTTCGCAAGCACGTGGCGGGCGCGACTCCCCTGCGCCGCGAGGGTGCCGCGACCGAAGTGGCCGATCTAGTGTGGTACCTCGCGTCGGGCAAGGCGAGCTTTGTAACGGGTGCGAACATCGACATCAACGGCGGGATGTTTTTCTCCTAG
- a CDS encoding sugar kinase, whose translation MARVTVFGEPLLELASTASGGVLGAARLGVAGDTLNTAVYLARLGHSVNYVTALGHDTYSAAIIERLDGEGVHTHHIVRHPSRVPGLYAIRTDTAGERFFTYWRDQSAAREFFTLGDATTAIGVAYASDLFYFSGISMAILSPEQRAQLFEVARSCRARGVDVAFDGNYRPYGWQSADQARDCLTRVGEVASIVLPTSEDDDQLFGHTTPLTHAQRWRTFGAELVAVKHGPNGAYVVADAIEPTHVPVDQVIQPLDTTGAGDSFNAAFLAGVLNGRSVTEAAAMGNRLAARVIQHRGALIPTGEMPSTR comes from the coding sequence ATGGCGCGTGTCACTGTCTTCGGCGAGCCACTGCTCGAGCTCGCCTCCACCGCGTCGGGCGGCGTACTCGGCGCTGCTCGACTGGGCGTCGCTGGCGACACACTGAATACCGCCGTGTATCTGGCGCGCCTCGGGCACTCGGTGAACTACGTGACGGCCCTCGGGCACGACACCTACTCGGCGGCGATCATCGAACGCTTGGACGGCGAAGGGGTCCACACCCACCACATTGTTCGTCATCCGTCGCGCGTGCCAGGGCTCTACGCCATTCGCACGGATACAGCCGGTGAGCGGTTCTTCACCTACTGGCGCGATCAGTCCGCCGCGCGCGAGTTCTTCACCCTGGGCGATGCAACCACCGCGATCGGCGTAGCTTACGCGAGTGATCTGTTTTACTTCAGCGGCATCTCGATGGCGATCCTGTCGCCGGAGCAGCGCGCCCAGCTGTTCGAGGTGGCCCGGTCGTGCCGCGCGAGGGGCGTCGACGTCGCCTTCGATGGCAACTATAGACCCTACGGCTGGCAGTCCGCCGATCAAGCGCGAGACTGTCTGACGCGCGTGGGCGAGGTGGCGAGCATCGTGTTGCCGACCAGCGAGGATGATGACCAGCTGTTTGGCCATACGACGCCGCTGACGCACGCCCAGCGATGGCGCACGTTCGGTGCCGAGCTGGTGGCGGTGAAGCACGGCCCGAACGGTGCTTACGTTGTTGCGGACGCGATAGAACCCACCCACGTCCCTGTCGATCAAGTGATTCAGCCCCTCGATACCACGGGTGCGGGTGACAGCTTCAACGCCGCCTTTCTCGCCGGTGTGCTGAATGGCCGGTCCGTCACAGAGGCGGCGGCGATGGGAAATCGGCTCGCCGCCCGAGTAATTCAGCATCGTGGCGCCCTGATTCCGACCGGTGAGATGCCCAGCACCAGGTGA
- a CDS encoding acyltransferase, with product MLIAMPALTGIRFFAVYHIFMFHLVVTYWGRKRADEATVLSSFDAAPEWVLKLAVNGWMSTSLFFLLSGFILAYLYWGEDGEINTSPGRFWSLRAARIWPVHLLVLLLMAPGLAATNAWNGTSPELLIASGAATVALVQAWIPPLIPHWSWPTWTLSVLVFLYALTPILMRSLARLSPQQMILALGAMPVISLIPTGAYALRKASGAPDSMYVDMVVANNPLFWVPYYAAGMLMTRVFSVSRANPPQPRPSWGSWGDLACLAILTLAATQWIDQPMKFALRQGILMPLYMIIVLDLARGRGLLAKLMSLPGTRFLGETAYAIFIWQAAILVLVSMSSIAMPWIVPYQLWIAMAGVVVLSVASTYLIEKPLLRVIRCRYIDRPTAG from the coding sequence ATGCTTATCGCCATGCCCGCGCTGACAGGTATTCGCTTCTTCGCCGTCTACCACATCTTCATGTTCCACCTGGTCGTCACCTACTGGGGGCGCAAGCGCGCAGATGAGGCGACGGTGCTGTCGAGTTTCGATGCGGCACCTGAGTGGGTGCTCAAGTTAGCGGTCAACGGCTGGATGTCGACTAGCCTCTTCTTCCTCTTGTCTGGCTTCATTCTCGCCTATCTCTACTGGGGTGAGGACGGCGAGATCAACACGAGCCCGGGTCGCTTCTGGTCGCTACGGGCCGCGCGAATCTGGCCTGTGCATTTGCTCGTGCTGCTGCTGATGGCTCCCGGACTGGCAGCGACGAATGCGTGGAATGGGACCTCGCCCGAGCTGCTGATCGCCAGCGGCGCGGCGACTGTGGCGCTGGTGCAAGCCTGGATACCGCCGCTAATACCGCACTGGAGTTGGCCCACTTGGACCCTCTCCGTGCTCGTGTTTCTGTACGCCCTAACGCCCATACTGATGCGAAGCTTAGCTCGTCTCAGTCCACAGCAGATGATCCTTGCGCTCGGCGCGATGCCGGTGATCTCGCTCATACCAACCGGCGCTTACGCCTTGCGCAAGGCCTCCGGCGCGCCCGACAGCATGTACGTTGATATGGTGGTCGCCAATAACCCGCTCTTTTGGGTGCCCTACTACGCGGCGGGCATGCTGATGACTAGGGTCTTCTCCGTGAGCCGCGCCAACCCGCCGCAGCCGAGGCCCAGCTGGGGCTCGTGGGGTGACCTGGCGTGCCTGGCCATTCTCACGCTGGCAGCTACCCAGTGGATTGATCAGCCGATGAAGTTCGCTCTGCGCCAAGGCATCCTCATGCCGCTGTACATGATCATCGTGCTGGACCTCGCGCGCGGTCGCGGGTTGCTGGCAAAGCTCATGTCCCTCCCGGGTACGCGCTTTCTCGGCGAGACGGCCTACGCGATCTTTATCTGGCAGGCCGCCATTTTGGTATTGGTGAGCATGTCCTCGATCGCCATGCCCTGGATCGTGCCGTACCAGCTTTGGATCGCCATGGCTGGCGTGGTGGTGCTGTCGGTTGCAAGTACCTATCTGATCGAAAAACCGTTGCTGCGAGTGATCCGCTGCAGGTACATCGATCGGCCCACTGCTGGGTGA